Part of the Centroberyx gerrardi isolate f3 chromosome 11, fCenGer3.hap1.cur.20231027, whole genome shotgun sequence genome is shown below.
aaatggtacaAAAGCAGCTGTTTTGAGTTTACTGCAGCAGCATCATATAGATCCATAGAGACGATGGAGCTGCAGTTCAAAGCTGATGCATCTCTGACCCAAACAATGCTTTGGATGATCTCTGAGTTTGGTCTTCCTTTTTGAGAGGCTTAAAGCATCACAGTTTTTAATTTTGATGTCATGGCAATGCTAACAAAGTGGTGCCTCATGCTTGAATTTATCACTCAATATAGAGATGCAAGTTGAAAGGAAGCAGATGAAGTGGATTTTCTTACATTGAAAGGGTTAGTTTGGATTTTTTGATGCGATGTGTTTTATATGTCTTACTGCTGGTTCTATTCCAGATGTCTACAGATCTGATGCCCCTGGTCCAAGCACAGACAGCCAGCTCCAGCTAGCTACTTGCTTGTTAGCCGCGTTATCATGGCTATAAGGCAGTGTGATGAAACCGCCCTCAATACAAGCATTTTAAAACACACCACCATACAGATAAACTGGGGTTACAGCTAGCCATACTTGGATCCCATGCTTTGGGACCCAAATGCCCCCAAATTGTGCTCTCTCGTCATCCAGGGCCACTGGCTGCTTTCATGGCTGCTTCTGAAGCTGCTTCTGTTCTGAAGCGTCCTTCATGGCCAGAGGTAAAATCTGACCACATACTTCCTGGGTAAACTTCAAGTGGATGTGGCTACAGATCAATGGCACTCAAATTCCACAGGGTGCACACTGGATTTCCATTATCAATGTTAATTCGAGTCTCGTCTGTTAACTCAGTGTATCTAAGCTTTTTTCTTTCGTTGACCTGATCTATCACAtctttccatgccacagtaagcTCAACAAAGAGGCAACACGATATCAGCTCAGGTCTTCGGCTACTGTACGCCTGCTTGTATTTCACGATCCCTAGCCTCCCCTAGCTGCCTTGACTTTTGCCAGTTCAGTAATGATTCTCTCCTGACTTGTCCACCTTCAGATACAAAGCAGATTTAATACACAGGGTTCTCTCTcctaattgatttattttaatgtactCTCAATCGCTGGCACTTCAACACTTGCTTATGCTGCCAAGTGAGTTGACCTTGCTAAAGTATATAAATAATATGTCCAGCTTGCAAAGATATATAGAAATATTctgttttaaatggaaaatcaaaatcagaatGTGTCCATTATGACTTTTTGACTGCTTGGAAAAAACGTAAAAACCTGAAAATTACAGTAAGAATGTGTACCACCGCCTCTGTGGCCATCTTTTACAGTTATGTTTAGCATGGAGGAAAGATAACCACAATAATGTCCACCACACCTCACGGCAGGAATGCTACCACTGCTTTTCCCTGTATTTTCATCTGTCTTCCCATGGATAGGCTCTCGCTGGATTGGAGTGCATAGCTCTGTTAAGAATATGGTTACAGAGCCACTGAAGTAGCTCGGCAAAATGTGCCCTCCATTTCCGTGTTCTATTGTCAGCACTCcatataaaaacatcaaatattgAAAGGGTGCATTAACATGGGTCAGGAATTGATGGCTGCtcctctgtggaaaaaaaaaaaggaaaagaggaaaatggtCAAAAAGCAGCGGATGCTTTAGTTTCATGGCTTATGCTTTCTTGTGCTTTCTACCGCGGACGTGTTTTTGATCAGTTGTCTTTGCTGAACCTAACCATAACTCTGCATGGAGATTGAGCTTTAACCTAAGGTGTTTGGAATATCATTTTAAAGGTTATACTTCCACAAACAAACTATATAGGTGGCAATATATTGTACCTCTGATCAAAAGTGTCACTCATTGCCATGATCATGCAATATTTTATGTGAGCTAGGCTTGAAATACTGCATAAATTGTAATAATGTCAAGGTTTTGCATTGTTGTAGAGCTcataacacaaaacaaaaggtgTAGATACCAGCTGTGCTGCTTGTATCATGTAGATAGATCTTGGGAATCCCTTTGAGTTGACTTTTGAATAAAGACTGCTCCAGGGAAAAGATATGCCTTGTTAGAAATGAGACAAATTCAAGGTTTCCAAAGGATTTACtgtaaactgtttttttctgggAGAGACTGGAGGGAAAATGTCCACTAAAATCATCAATCATTGGATCAGACAAGAGTTATATCTGTAAGCCGTTTACCATAAACCAGTAACACAATGCTTTTAGTGTAGAAGAATGATCATTTTTGGCATGATAAAATGTCCCTACTTCTTATTCACCCAGTGAAGCCGTGTTCCTCTTGTAGACTGGTGTCTCTTGCCCCCTTAGGTAGGCCTTTTTGCACAAGCATGTCCatctattttccattttcaggaTGTTCGTCCAAGTTGCTATGGAGTTCTTGTTTGGGGGTTGAAGAGAGAGCGAAGAGATGAAGAAGAGTGGAAACATAATGTGTCTAATAAAATATTAAGACACAGCTCTTTTATGCAATGTGACCATCGCTGAACCACTAAATCCACCCCCCCAGGGGCATCATTTAGTAAAACCTAGGGTATAGCAaatgggtggtggtgggggcggTTAAAGGTGAGATTACCCTAACATGCAGAAGCcagagaaaatgtaaaatgcaatgtatAATGAATAGAACTAAGAAGATATGCAAACATGCAGTCAATCTCAGTCAATTATTACAATTAATTGATGTAGTATAGCTAACATTGGCCATGTTTGAGCTTGTCATCGTCCTCCAACATTTGCATTATCCTATGAATAATAATCAATGCACAAGAACTAATTTATTTGGAGGTGTTGACCATTAAAGTCTTCTCCCTCCAGTGTTCTTattagaggtagagagagcacCATGGGAATCACTTTAGAAATGTTGCTGCTTGAAAAATACAGACTTATTCTAGCCAGCTGTCATCTTTCAGTTAAATGTTGTTGAGATCACGACTCAAATATATGTAGAGCTAACATTATGCTTTTCTGCCAAGGCTTAATAGCCTGCTTCTCAATTTATTATGACATTTTCCCTGCCATGACAGTGTCAATCATTGAAGGATAGATTTTAGATTAGCAAAAATGCCATTGAGCAAAGTGGATATGAGAACATAATGTGTCATAACTTTTGtggagagagcgaggcagaaTGCTTCTCCATGCCAGTGAGGGTCAGCTATGTGCTTGCTCCTTTTTTATTGCTGATACCTACTGAATGTTATGCTCCAAAGTTAAAACCTACTATTGGAAGCCTATTAGGAATTTTGCTGATGTACATTGACTCCCCATCCCTTCTCTGCCACTCGTCTCATTCTTCCTTCCTTAAGACAATGCATGCACCTTCGCCAATAACAGACTTTGAACGGCAGAGATGACAAGAATGTCAGGAATTGTTGCCTCTGACTCTGCCTATGCCGCACTTGTTTTAAGGTTCCTTTAGACAACTGCATCAATCTTTGCGCAAAGCAGTGTTTTATGCTTACATTTGATGCCGATGCGAGATGATAGTTCAGTGTCACTGCATTTGGCTTTTAGTGGCGAGGAAAAATGCTATGCAAAGGAGACCTTTTCCTCCGTGCAAGTCAGATGATGTTTCACACTACTGTTTGCGGTCGTGCGTTCTTATTCTCACATGTGATTTGGCAGTGTACCATCCCTATTTTTGTAAGTGGTATGCTCTGTGGCTGTAGGGACAGTGTGAAGTCATGCTAAATGTCTGGCCTATTTTTCTGAGGCTGctgaaagaaagggaggagggtgaggaggagtgAGGCATGTTGAGGACAGAGTGTGGCGCTCTTGTCTCTGTTGTCATCGGTTGCCTCAAGCTccctgcaccccccaccccaccaccaccccccaaacacacacacacacacacacacacacacacttaacattTAGTAGGCAGGCCTGCCATCTGGTGGCAAACTCCCAAATTACATCCCTGCCCTGCTTGACAAACAGCAGCAGTCTCATAGTCTACCAAACTATACTgctacaacaaaacaaaaaacaaaaaacaaaaaagaaatttTAGGAGAAAGTTCAGTTTccataaaagcaaaaaataagGGAAATTCAAGTGATCACTGATTTCAGACAGTTTTCTGTCAAGGTGCTCCAATAAAAAagactttgacaggacacagtAGTTAGGTTGTAGTTAAGTTTACCAAACCTTAAGCATGTATTCACCCTTGCTGAGCCAACAGCTCTAATTCAAACCTTCtcacagtctgttgacagtgtGGGACACAGTGGTTCTAGGGGGTAGGATGAATAATCTGTGCGTGTGAACTCTACCCATTAAAACGGGCAGAGGTGAAACCTTGTTAGGAGGACACAGTTCTGCCCAGGATTGGCTGGGAGGGCCCAACAACCCCCATTGCATTCTGGGAACcaacttctgttttgtttgtgcatgCTGGAGGCCGGCTTGGTCATAGGCCCTCCAGTCACATTCAAAATAGTAACTGGTGAGTCACTAGTATGAGTAAAATAAGGGTAAATAcaatatgttgagtgataaACCAACCAGAGAATGACAACTTACTGTACATGACTGTTCATATGGAGGTTATTTGTAATTACAGAAATACACAATTATTATGGCAAATAATTTACCATAATCCTAGGTGCCAGGTAGTATGTTTTGTGGTTTGTCATACCATGTCTGTAGTTAAATTTTCATATTGTCATTTTATTCACATTGTTCTGAGAAATTCATGCCCACCATTTACAAATTCTATCAAATGCACAAATACAAATTCAACCAAGAGTTATTAATGCTCAAAGCTTGCTGAAACTCATTGATTGCTGGTGATTGCAAAGAATGAGATGGAAAAGTTTCTACTGTACTATTTCACATGTCCAATTAGGTGGTGGACAGTATTTTGAGATGATAAATCTCTACTTTGAGATAATGAATTTGTAATATGTGTGCACAATATTTGTTTAGCGAGttagttattattatagttTTTGTGTGAGCACACGAAAACGCTAAAATCACAAAATTGTAGTGATAGATTCTATTACAGATTATTTTCTATATTACTTGGTGCCTCACAGGCTCCATAACATCCACTAAAGGTTTGGTGACATTTAAAATTGTAGATAAAATAATGGTGTTTGCTCTGTGTTCACTATATGCcagtctgtctttttttgtcttttttttttttttttatgttttcggAATATGATTATAAAGGTTATACAGTGATATATATGGGAATACACTGCAGCCCTGATCAAAAGTGTCACTAATTGCTCTGGTCATGCAATACAAAGAGGGAAGAGTTCTCCATGGAATCAGTCATTTTAGACTATTTTGATCTGATGTTGATGTCAGAATGGATAATTCTTGCCTCCGAAATGTAACTACAATTATGCACAATCTATGCattatttatgattttattCACTTTTTGTTTCCTGCTTGACATTTGTGGAATcggaacagaaacacaacatcaATTCATCCTTCTCTCATCACTTATTTACTTACTTCTGGGCGTTGATTCGTCCTAAATGTTCCTCAGCCAGACAGGTATCATTttaccttttttggttttcataCCAAAGCCTGAGAGTTGATTGTAGGAGTTTCAGTTACGAGTGTTTCCTCTCATGTGGTCATTTGTATGGGTGTGAGTCATGCTGTTGATAagatttcatttacaaaaagaTTGCTTCTTGTTCTTGCACCGTACAGTTCTGCCGAAACACACCGGTGCCAAAGTGTGTTGTTTTACCAGAGAAAATCTTTTCTAGACACTGAGATAGTCTAACATGTAACCTATCACGTAAATGTCTTCTGTTTAATGAGCTATGCGCCcctccttcctcatcctccccccAGATTCCACATTATCCCCGGCTTCCCTCCCTCGCCCCTTCAGTCGCCGCTGATCAACATTTTCCACGTTGTTAATTACTTGTGTCAGCTTCTGGTAATTATAGGCAATTAATCATGTGTGATtcactgtctctccatcagcattgTGCTCCACACTGTGCGCGCCAAAATGACAAAGGTGAAACTGCCTTTAATAAGTAAGCAGCGCCAGGGAGTGAACTCCCCAAAGATAAGCAGAGTGTTGCAGTGTTCTGGCTTACACTTCCTTGAGGCGAGTGATAAAGGCCAGGTGGagattaaattacattaattcCTTTGCCAGAGGCCCTGACCCAGAATGACTTACAAGgcagggaggatggagagatgagcaATAGCTAAACTACTGCCAAAGTACTGAAAAATGAATTAAGCATCAGTGTCATAATACATTGTGGTCCTAATCCGCCATATGAAGTCAAcaaccagaaacacacacagagcacaggcTGCACAGATTGAAACTCCAATCTATGTAATATAAAATGTACACACTGAGTTTTTCTTTAGTGTTTTCTCAAGCACTCCaagattgtttttcattttcatccgCCAACGGACAAAAATCGAAACTGTGAAATCAAAGGTttgaaaaaacaacagagtaTACACACCCAGTCTGGCAAACATCGATATGCAAACATTGTGTTATCTACATGCACAATATCAGCCAGTCCATTAGCTGACCATACTGTAACCTTGCCTATCATACTGTAACATTACTGTCCGCGCTTTGGGTGTTGCTTGCAAGCGTTAAGGATTCAGAGACAAAGAGTGGGGAAAGTTAAGTTCTTTAGAAGATCTGTGAGTGTAAACCAACATTTACTTGAAGATGCGCTCCACATTGAGCTTACTGGTGCTGATAAGCATAATGGGTAACtattcttctgcttcttcctcttgttattattaatttaaGGAAGTTCTTTTAAGTGTAAGGCAAGGTTTTCAACCCATGGCACTTTTAACAAACTATGTATCCGTTTTTGGTTTTAGGCTAAACAAAGCATAACGAGAGCTTGATAAACTCCTTGTTTTTTGTAGGATGGGTTGAACTGATCACAGTCAGGACACCCCATAAAATTGTCAACGTTACAATGGGTGGAAGTGTCCTACTCCAGTGCACCTTTTCCACCATTGAACAGACCACCGGCCTCACCGCCCAGTGGGATTTTGTCTCGACGTCCTCCATGTCTCCACAGCAGGTAGATACATGCTGTTTCTACTCAAATATGTTCTGCATCTCAATGAAGGTTTGTTCTGATGTGCTCAAAACCTATGTACCATAATATCAACCCTCATGTTAAGATACAGTGGTATGGTATATGCCTTGATTTCTTCCGTAAATGCTAAGAAAATCAATGtcaaaattatttaaattaatttactgAGCACATAACAAATCTTTTATTCTCCAGGTTAAAGCAATCTGGGCGAAGTCCAGCAGTTTGTTGTATGATCATGCAATGCTTTGTGTGAAATTGTCATTTGGTGTACCTTGGTGTGTAACTTTGTGTGCCTCAGCACCATAAAGGTCCAAATCACTGATCTTTACTACAGTCTCactgagttcacaggcatccaTATATTATTCAACTTAATTATGGAATTGCACCAGTTAGAGTTGGATTTATGGGTGAAACCTCATGAGAGAATTGAATATTTTGTGAGGATATTCAAAGTTTAAAATGTCATCTAGGATTTCAACTTACTCCCAGAAAAGTTTATAAAACAAGACATTTCATTACCAGGCTTCAGAGGgcttgaaaaaaacagattggCTTCTTCTTTCAATATGCTGGTTGCTCTTGAGAGCCTGCTAGCAGACACACCTTGGTAAGACAACAAAGGCTGTGATTCAGAAATGAGATAAGGAGAGATGTATTGACGAAACCCTATTCATATCTCAGATTTATTCTGGATATTTATGAGTGATTATTATTCACTTTTAACAAAGTATCAAAATAagttttcttgtctttttaaactttttacttttaaattattatttggATTTTTCCCAACATAATAAATCAAGCACTTAGTCAAGAAtgggtattattattattattatcagttttattattattatttttcacatGCAGATGCTACAAATCTCTTTTCTGAAAGCCTATTTGCAATGCTAATTGAGGCTATGGCAGATACCTTATATCTGCGCAATTTCATACAATTAAAGGCAGGTGCTTTTTAAAGGGGATGTACAAGCTGCATATAAAATCCCCAAAACTAAACCATAATAAAACCTAGCAACCCAGGAAGCAGGAGCTGGAgattattaaaatatttctGATGTGCCGCCAAGTCCGGAGTTAAGCACAACCAGTCTGAATTTGAATAAAATAGGAAGAGAGCCATACAAGGCTTACATCAGCCACtcagcacagaggaggagggtaaAGTTGAAAAGCCTTTAGTCTTCCTCAAGGCTGAGGAAGAACCTGCATGGTCAAAACCGGTCTTTTTTTTGCCCTAATTTGAaataatgccttttttttttaaactttaccCTCCTTCTCTGCGCAAGAGTACCTGAAGTAAGTCTGGTATGGCTCTCTTCCTATTTTGACAATTTCAGTATTTTTGATGAGTTTACTAGGTTTGTGATATTTTTGAGCACTTCTGTTTATTCTCCTGAATTTGAATAACTTTCACAGGAAAGCGTATCTGCTGTCTGATCTGTAATGTACTAACGTTTTAACTTTAATCAGCCAACTTTGAATCAATACAGATTCTATTCAGTGGTTTCCTCCCTTCCAAAAGGCAACACTCAGCCATCTCACACACCACAGTGTCAGCTGCACTGAAGGCTTTTTAATATTGCCTAAAGTTAACAGTATAGAACTGACACTGTAAATACGTGTTTGTTAAATGGCTTTTAGTGGTTGTGTCAGCTATTCTGATGTATGACCCTTTGCTTTCAGGTCTATTACTATCAATCAGGGAAGGATGTGATTGGAAAATCCTACGAGGACAGAATTCAGCCCCCCTCTGACCTCAGCACAACCAGAAATGCCTCAATAATGATAAGCAACATGCAGCCATCAGATGCCGGACTCTACACCTGTGAGGTTCACAACTTCCCTGATGTTGAAGGACAATCTGAGGCCAATATCATTGTACATGTTCTTGGTAAGTTTTGTTAACTTCAAAGGCTTTAGGAAGGGAGGTTCACCAACTGGGTAATCAATATTCATTTGTTTCTATGATAAAGCAAATTATTTATATCTTCTTTTATGTAAACTGATGTAGCTCCTGCAGCAGTATCTTATCCATCTCATCAATACAGTGGATGATCCATATAGTGTCACACAAGACAAAGtatttgaaaacacacaaattgaaaaaaatgcaaaactgaaTGATGAGGGACCTTTAATATCATAAAGAGAGAGCATACTGACAAAACACAAGGTTAGTATTGAGCCATCACTCACAAACTGCTGTCTTgtgaattcattcattatagGCGCGGCACACAAAGTAACATAAAATGTATATTGACAAAGATCTGTAGATGCCTGAAGTGAGACTCAAAATCATATGTGTCATTTTGTTGAAACGGATTGATGCTGCAATAGTTTTTTTGGTTCACTTGTTGTTCTCGATACAGTATATACCAGACACACCCTTCCTCTTCCCCATTTGTCTTTTTGGCTCTTTAAATATTTTATGTGAAAGAAATTCAGTAGTGTTTTAGTGAGCTACTATTTGACTTTAACTTgagcatttttttaaacaagaaCTGTCAGTGTGAATTAAGCAAAATTGAACTGAAGCAACAGTACttaaatttcaataaaatatctcagtgctctttccacctctgagaATCCTGTATCTATTACCGCTGTCGTAACATAAACAAATCTATTAAAATAGTGACCCTGAGTTGTGTGATCAGGGAATTACATTCTGTCTGAATCCTCCCATTCACAGAGTTACCAGGACAACCTTGCAGGCCTCAGTATCCACAGTAGTTTCCATGGTAACTGCAGCAGTCTCTCATTGTCAGTGTTAGAAATTAGAGTAGGACTGTGACTGAATCCTTGTACTGCATACAGAATATATAACAGTATCTACTGCGTACTGCTTGTATTTCAGAACCTGGACCTTTATGAGTTATGGTTTATGTTTGCCGGACATGACAATTTAACCAGATTAAATCTGATGCATACTTAAGTACCATATAAACATGTATGGATGCTGTCATGCTCCATCATGGGGCCAATAATGATTGTCATCATCACTGTCTGTTACATGGAATCGTGTTAATTTTTTTAAGGAGAGTAGTCAGTCCGTTATAAATCACAGATAATTTGAATAGCTTTACTTCCTGCATACAGCAGTATTCTCCCAATGAATACTTTATGAAAAATTCAGATATACAGATACAGAAGACATTTTAGCACAACTTTCAAATCAGTATACTGAAAAGCCCACTGATCAGTAAGCACTGGGGAAATTATTCAGTTATAACCCAGGAATAGAGTGCAAGGCCACTCCCAACAACGTTCCTGCACTTTATAATCTCTAATGGAGAGACACATGATGTCCTGTTCAGTTAAGAATGAACTAACAATTTGCAGATATTCTAACAAACATCTAACATCAAACTGTCAAAGTGCATCATCATTGCTATAAGACACATTTCTGTCATGGTAatctttttccattttgattTGACTTTTGTGACTTGTTTTGTGTAAGCTTTTATGTGTTGATCGTCACTGATACTTTATACATCATACACTATCATAATATTCTATTATTAAAATACAGTGGGAAGTGCTACTCTGATGTGATTCATTATAGCAATAATTTCTttgctgtgattatgggtaGGACGGGGCTAGGTACCAGGCACAGCTGAGCACCGTCAGCAGCACCTAAGTacaataatcacagtaaagaacgtcCTCAtgggtattatggcttttatacaatggCTTCCAAGGCATGTGTGCTGTCTGAAAGGTCTTCTTCAATAAGAGTACACTAAtaaggaaaaaacaagaaagatcacTAAGTAGATCCCTGCTTATCACAAGAGTTGGCAGAAACTAATAATCATGCTTTATTGGAATCATCAGCACTGTGGGAACAGTGAATTCgcctttgaccaatcagattgctcagCTGAAACCGACTGTTGTATAGTAATCGACATATAGCCTAAGCCTGCCTTGAAGTAGACTCATACTGGTTAGTTGTGGATGGCAATGACTGATGGTCTCTGGGCAACATGGTACATAAAGTCAATTTTTTCCAGACAATATAGTGTTTCTTATGCATCACTTGTATGCATGACAAACAGTCTCTAAAAACAGTTCCACATCACTAATGTTCATGGCTAAAGCTGAGGCATGCTTTTCAATTAAATCAatatgacttttattttgaaaatttgaattGACACAATGTTGGGCTTCAGCATTCATGAGTATGGCATGTAGCCGTTATGAAGCTCTTGCTCAAGTATTATGAATGTGTAATAATCCAGAATTCATGTAAAATGTTAACAATCTCAACTGTTGATATTTGTGTCATAATGTCAAGTATATCCCAGACTAACTTTACTGCAGAAAGTAACATCATAAACCCACTGTATCGTCCCTGTGGTCTGTCAGAAAAGCCCTCTGTTCCTTTCTGTGCGGTCCATGGCGATGTGGAGTCGGGCCACCTGGTCACTCTGACCTGCCACAGTGAGCGAGGCAGTCCGACCCCCACTTACACCTGGATCAAACTGGACCAGGCTAAGGCAAGGAGGCCTGTACTGGGACGAggtgagtagtgtgtgtatgaagaAACCTACAggaaaaataatttgaattgaattgggaTTTCAGGACATTGAATTtaatcaaattaaattctgtaaaatgcttttttgcttttttcttaccacatatcagCGATTAAACATAGTGTTCTAAATGATCATATATTaggaacctttcaggtggtatttgatgcataacacgtaatcgtaatacatacattatgagtgaatgtatttgatttgtttaactgtcttttatttcatttataattGATTGATAATTGAATATGATTTATAATGACAACCTCTcctagaagtggaatttcatggaatttaatggaatttcattctgtttccagtaattccaattccaactccaggaattgaattggaatgtaCCATgccattctcaattcaattaatgaatggccccaaccctgatTGATCCTTCTAGAAACATTTGTCCTTTTCCCCCCTCAGCTACTACAACTGGACTAGTGGAGT
Proteins encoded:
- the LOC139924228 gene encoding V-set and immunoglobulin domain-containing protein 1-like, which gives rise to MRSTLSLLVLISIMGWVELITVRTPHKIVNVTMGGSVLLQCTFSTIEQTTGLTAQWDFVSTSSMSPQQVYYYQSGKDVIGKSYEDRIQPPSDLSTTRNASIMISNMQPSDAGLYTCEVHNFPDVEGQSEANIIVHVLEKPSVPFCAVHGDVESGHLVTLTCHSERGSPTPTYTWIKLDQAKARRPVLGRATTTGLVEFRNISQFEFGEYQCNATNAVGFSICTLELSAEVGDGVIAGAVIGALLGCVLIILVVWFIAHTVKKQKYRPVKAAETREMKRSTHQAPAPSDGVPMATASSNLHAEEDEVQA